The sequence below is a genomic window from Parcubacteria group bacterium.
ATGATCGGTATACAAATGTACATAAATGGTTTGTGAAAGAAAAACGTATAAAAAAATAAATTTTTAAAAAGTTATGCAAAAGAACAAAAATGTCGATCGCAGTAATTTACGACGTGTGATCTTATCAAGTGCGGATCAATTCGCAGAAGGGTTTGCCTTGGGGAAGGGCGTTGTCATTAAGAATGATTTTTCCGCAGTGATGATTTCCGGCATGGGCGGAAGTGCATGGCCGGCGAATGTTTTGCGTATTTATATCAACAGCCTTTTCAATCGTCACAAGGAATACAAGCGGTTGGCTGTTTATCAAAATCGATTTTATAAATTGCCACCAGAGGCATATAATGATTGCTTGAATATCATCTGTTCACACTCCGGAAACACAGAGGAAACAATTGCATCTTTTGGGGAAGTGCTAAAGAATAAATTGCCGTGCATTGGCATCTCTGCAGGAGGGACGCTGGAGAAAATGTGTAAAAAGCATGGTGTGCCACACATCAAATTACCGATGCCGTATGCCGATTTCCAGCCACGGATGGCGACGGGGTATTTTATTTCAGTGCTTGTGCAATTGCTTGTCAATGCGGGAAAATTGCCCAAAGAAGCAGTGTTGGTTGATACGGCGGTGCAAAAACTGCATGATGAGATCGTGAAAATTGAGCAAAATGGAAAAAAAATTGCCAAGCGTCTGGTGGGAAAGACACCTGTTATATATGCGTCGACAAAGTTCAAAGCGTTGGCAATGATCTGGAAGATCAAGATCAATGAAAACAGCAAGGTGCCGGCTTTTTGGAATTATTTTCCGGAATTGAATCACAATGAGTTTGTCGGATTTACAAATCCACAGGCACAATTTTATATACTCATGCTACGTGATAAGAAAGATCATCCGCGCAATCTGTTGCGATATGATGTGACGGCGCGATTTTTGAAAAAAAAAGGTGTAAAGTCGGAGATTATTGATATTCCCGAAGGGGACACTTTGTATCGTATTTTCGCGACAATTGCATTGGGAGATTGGATCTCGTACTATCTCGCTTTGGCATATGGGCAGGATCCTACGCCGGTAGATATGGTAGAAGATCTGAAAAAAGCCTTGGGCTGATATTCGCTGTCTAAACATTTTGAAAACAGGTATGGTACGCGAGGGATAGTCATGGTACTTGCATTTATTTGCAAAACGTGCTATAATGAAAGACTGAATTACTACTTGCCGATCATGTTAAGAGTTAACGCATGATCGATAAAAAGCGATCTTTCTTTGTGTGCAGAAATGGGACTTTTTATTATACACACGTACAGTTACTGTAGTTTTTTGGTTTTGTAACCAATGAAAATAATAATCTATTACAATAATAATCAATTCTGCGATGTGAAACACACATATGGTTCGTGATCATGTCAAGGAAACTTTATAAAAAATTTATATGATGAACAATGAACAAGGGGGTCAAGGACAAAAAGAAAACCCTCATCAAAAAAGTAGCGCGCGCAGACAAGCGAGCGTTGGCCATGCTGTGGTAAATCGTACAGCGCAAAAAAATGTAGAAAAAGTGCGTACCTCTTCCGCAAAGAAGAAAGGTACATACAAGAAAACACAATTTAAAAAGACTGCAGAGCAGAACAATGATAAAACTCCTGTGAAAAAGCAGAAGAAAAAACGGATGAATCGTATGCAGGGAGGACCAAAAACAAATGCAGAGAGAATTGTGTCGTCGACACAAAATAATGGAGAAAGAAAGAACACGCATGTCCCAAAAATCGAAAATGACACATTACGCATCATTCCACTTGGTGGACAGGAAGAAGTGGGTCGCAACATGGTGGTGTTTGAATATGGGAAAGATATCGTGATCGTGGATATGGGCATGCAATTTCCGGAGGAGGATATGCCGGGCGTGGATTATATCGTACCAAACGCTAATTATCTCAAGGGGAAAGAACGCAATATTCGTGGCGTGATCTTTACACATGGTCATTTGGATCATATCGGTGCTGCACCGATCGTACTCAAACAATTGGGATACCCGCCGGTGATCGCACGCGATCTCACCTTGGCACTTATCAAGAAAAAAATGGAAGATTATGATCCGGGATCTGCGGAAAAGGTCCGTACGATCAGTGTAAAAAACATCGATCGAAAAATTCGTCTTGGAGAATTTGTGGCAAATTTCTTTGAAGTGGAGCACTCGATCATGGATTCGATGGGCGTTGCTCTTGTGACGCCTGTGGGTACGCCGATCCATTTGGGTGATTGGACGATCAGTCATGATCCTGTTGAAGGAGGGATTATTTCATATGAGCAATTGAGCAAATTTCCTGAACCGCGTATTTTGATGCTGGAGAGTCTGGGTTCGATCAAAACAGAATCACACAGTGAGAAGATCGTGCAGGGTAATTTGGAACAGCTTGTGCGCGAGTCAAAGGGTCGCATGATCATTGGTACATTTGCATCACAGATCAAGAGGATCAAATTATTATTGCAATATGCGGAAAAAATTGGTCGCAAGGTGGCATTGGATGGGTATTCTATGCGTACAAATGTTGAAGTGGCACAGCAACTGGGCTATCTCAAAGTGCACAAGGATCTCCTTATCCCGATCAATGAGATCGAGCGTTATCCCGACCATAAAGTGATCGTTCTGTGTACGGGCGCACAAGGAGAGCACAATGCTGTCTTGAATCGAATCGTTACCGGAAATCATCGATTTATCAAATTGAAAAAATCAGATACGATCGTGTTTTCATCGTCGATCATTCCCGGCAATGAACGATCTATTCAGCGACTCAAGGATAATCTCTATCGGAAATGTGATCATGTGATCCATTCTGACATTATGGATATTCACATGGGCGGTCATGCGACAGCAAAAGACATTCAATCTGTGATCAAAATGGTCAAACCGCAATATTTTATTCCGATCTATGCAAATTATTTTATGCTCAAAGAAGCGGCAAATCGTGCTGTGGAAGTAGGATTCTCTGAAAAAAGGATCGCGATTCTTGATAATGGAAGTATCATTGAGTTTAGCAAGAAGGGGTCACGGATCCGTAAGGAAAAGGCTGATGCAAGTTACATCTTTATCGATGGACTGGGTGTCGGTGATATCGGGCATGTTGTGTTGCGTGATCGACAGATGCTTTCTGAGGATGGTATGTATGTGATCACGGTGCTGGTGGATAGCAAGACAAAAGAAGTGGTAGGTAATATGCAGATCACATCGCGTGGATTCATCTATGTAAAAGATAACTTTGATCTCGTAAATGAAACCAAAGTGCATGTCAAAAAGGTGATCCAAAAATCCACAAGCAAAGACACAAAAATGGATTGGCGACAGGTGGAAAATGAGATTCGCGATCGTGTCGGTGAATACCTCTTTCAAAAAACACAGCGCCGTCCAATGGTGTTGCCTGTAGTGATCGAGGTGTAGGTTTAGATGAATAGACATCTAGACCAGTAGACAAATTAGACAAGTAGATTTGCTGATAAAATATACTCCACGCCCATGTTGCGTGGAGTATATTTTTTTATACAAATATTGTGCTGTGTGGTATAATAAAAACAACAATTAGAGGCAATGATCTGCACATAGCATAAATGATTGTTTGCTCATGATGTGTGTGGAGTCGAATGGCAAAACTGGCGCAAGACCAAAGAGATTTTTTTTCGAAGAAAATAAAAATAAACCTAGTTAAATAGTTGCAAAACAAATTTAACGGGATAAAAAATAAAAATATGAATAAAAAATATAAAAGACTTCTTACAGTTATCGCAATTCTTGTTGTGGTTGGAGGCATCTATTATACAATACGCACTGTACAAAGTGCTGATTACACATTTATACAAACAGACTGGAGTGGAGGACAGTCTGGTGATGTTGCTGTGCATGAGACTAATCGTGTGGGATGGACAAAATATAGTACAAAAAATGGTAACCTCATATCCGGCAGTGAGCTAAGTTCTGCTGATGTTTCTGCAATAATAGAAAAAACAAGCGACTTGGATTTCAGTTCAGGTGCTTTTTCTGGTGTGGCGATTTATGGGTCGGGCACGGATGCCAATTTACAATTACAACAGGAGATCTCAATTGATGGAGGTACTGGATCCGATGGTAGCTATGCTTGTACAACGGGTACGTGTGTCCTAACGGCAAATACATACAACTATACAACATTTGATATTTCTGCCGGAGCCATAGTAAAAGTGATCGGCTCAAATGCTTTGGTAATTAAGGCTACCGGAGATGTTACTATTGATGGTGTTTTGGATCTCGCGGGAGGCAATGAAGTTTATGCGTGTGGACAATTTTGGTGTGGCGGAG
It includes:
- a CDS encoding bifunctional phosphoglucose/phosphomannose isomerase, producing MQKNKNVDRSNLRRVILSSADQFAEGFALGKGVVIKNDFSAVMISGMGGSAWPANVLRIYINSLFNRHKEYKRLAVYQNRFYKLPPEAYNDCLNIICSHSGNTEETIASFGEVLKNKLPCIGISAGGTLEKMCKKHGVPHIKLPMPYADFQPRMATGYFISVLVQLLVNAGKLPKEAVLVDTAVQKLHDEIVKIEQNGKKIAKRLVGKTPVIYASTKFKALAMIWKIKINENSKVPAFWNYFPELNHNEFVGFTNPQAQFYILMLRDKKDHPRNLLRYDVTARFLKKKGVKSEIIDIPEGDTLYRIFATIALGDWISYYLALAYGQDPTPVDMVEDLKKALG
- a CDS encoding ribonuclease J produces the protein MMNNEQGGQGQKENPHQKSSARRQASVGHAVVNRTAQKNVEKVRTSSAKKKGTYKKTQFKKTAEQNNDKTPVKKQKKKRMNRMQGGPKTNAERIVSSTQNNGERKNTHVPKIENDTLRIIPLGGQEEVGRNMVVFEYGKDIVIVDMGMQFPEEDMPGVDYIVPNANYLKGKERNIRGVIFTHGHLDHIGAAPIVLKQLGYPPVIARDLTLALIKKKMEDYDPGSAEKVRTISVKNIDRKIRLGEFVANFFEVEHSIMDSMGVALVTPVGTPIHLGDWTISHDPVEGGIISYEQLSKFPEPRILMLESLGSIKTESHSEKIVQGNLEQLVRESKGRMIIGTFASQIKRIKLLLQYAEKIGRKVALDGYSMRTNVEVAQQLGYLKVHKDLLIPINEIERYPDHKVIVLCTGAQGEHNAVLNRIVTGNHRFIKLKKSDTIVFSSSIIPGNERSIQRLKDNLYRKCDHVIHSDIMDIHMGGHATAKDIQSVIKMVKPQYFIPIYANYFMLKEAANRAVEVGFSEKRIAILDNGSIIEFSKKGSRIRKEKADASYIFIDGLGVGDIGHVVLRDRQMLSEDGMYVITVLVDSKTKEVVGNMQITSRGFIYVKDNFDLVNETKVHVKKVIQKSTSKDTKMDWRQVENEIRDRVGEYLFQKTQRRPMVLPVVIEV